A part of Candidatus Dependentiae bacterium genomic DNA contains:
- a CDS encoding deoxyribonuclease IV, with translation MYMNKPLIGAHVSIAGGIEKSFDRACEIGASCFQIFTRTNRSWTAQLYSSDEIARFKQAQRNSTISSVIGHASYLINLASATEETREKSKNFLVSELIRCSSVGIRTLVLHPGSHGGEGEDLGIERLVEGLQFVLSQTPDDCVIALETMAGQGSSLGSSLEGLKKIVQAMPSLARIKFCIDTCHIFAAGYDLSSGEKFELFLNEFDQQLGLKNVSAIHCNDSLTVSGSRVDRHANLAQGKMNPEVFSVLMNNSVLAAVPKILETPEKDGQDQYAQEIVWLTSLVKNTQ, from the coding sequence ATGTATATGAATAAACCTTTAATTGGCGCACATGTTTCTATTGCTGGTGGAATTGAAAAATCATTCGACCGAGCTTGTGAAATAGGAGCGAGCTGTTTTCAGATTTTTACTAGAACAAATAGAAGTTGGACAGCTCAGTTATATTCTTCTGATGAAATCGCTCGATTTAAACAAGCGCAACGTAATTCTACTATTTCCAGTGTTATTGGGCATGCTTCATATCTGATTAATCTTGCCTCTGCAACCGAAGAAACGCGTGAAAAATCAAAAAATTTTCTTGTCTCAGAATTGATTCGCTGTTCAAGCGTTGGAATAAGAACTTTGGTTCTGCATCCAGGTTCTCATGGTGGTGAAGGCGAAGATCTTGGAATCGAAAGACTGGTTGAAGGTCTACAGTTCGTGCTCTCTCAGACTCCAGATGATTGTGTAATTGCTTTAGAAACAATGGCGGGTCAGGGTTCAAGTTTGGGATCTTCGCTTGAAGGATTAAAAAAAATAGTACAAGCGATGCCGTCATTGGCTCGTATTAAATTTTGTATCGACACGTGTCATATTTTTGCTGCAGGATACGACCTTTCCTCTGGCGAGAAATTTGAGCTGTTTTTAAATGAGTTTGATCAGCAACTTGGGTTAAAAAATGTTTCAGCGATTCATTGTAATGATTCTTTAACGGTGAGTGGGAGTCGTGTTGATAGGCATGCAAATCTTGCTCAGGGTAAGATGAATCCGGAAGTTTTTTCAGTATTAATGAATAATTCTGTATTGGCCGCTGTTCCCAAGATTCTAGAAACACCAGAAAAAGATGGGCAAGATCAGTACGCGCAAGAAATTGTGTGGCTTACTTCTTTGGTGAAGAATACACAATAA